The genomic segment ACGAGCAGGTCTGGGCCATCGACGGCGACGGCTGCTTCCAGATGACCTGCCAGGAGCTCGCGACGATGACGACCGAGAACATCCCCGTCAAGATCGCGATCATCAACAACGCGTTCCTCGGTATGGTGCGGCAGTGGCAGGAGCTGTTCTACGACAACCGCTTCTCGGCGGTTGAGTTCGGCTACGACGTGCCCGACTACGTGAAGCTCGCCGAGGCCTACGGCGCGATCGGGCTGCGCTGTGAGACGCCGGAGGAGGTCGAGTCGACCATACGCAAGGCGGCCGAGATCGACGACCGGACCGTCGTCATGGACTTCCGCGTCGACCCGACGGAGAAGTGCTACCCGATGGTGCCGGCCGGTGCGTCGAACGACGAGATCATCCTCGGGCCGGAATTCGAGAAGGACCACGCCGACATCCTCCACGACACCCCGGAGGCGATCATCTGATGGCCAAACACACGCTGTCCGTCCTGGTGGAGAACAAGCCGGGCGTGCTCGCCCGCATATCGGGGTTGTTCGCCCGCCGTGGCTTCAACATCGAGTCGCTGGCGGTCGGCCCGACCGAGATCCCCGACGTCTCGCGTATGACGATCGTGGTCAACGTCGAGACCAAGCCGCTCGAGCAGGTCGTGAAGCAGCTCAACAAGCTGGTGCCGGTGCTCAAGATCGTCGAGCTCGACAAGGATCAGTCGGTCGAGCGCGAGCTGCTGCTGATCAAGGTGAAGGCGAGTCCCGAGACCCGAGCGCAGATCGTCGAGATCGCCGACATCTTCCGTTCGAAGATCGTCGACGTCGCACCCGGCGCGCTCACGATCGAGGCGACGGGTTCACCCGACAAGCTCCTGGCCATGACCGACATGCTGCGTCCCTACGGCGTGCGCGAGTTCGTGCGTACCGGGCTCGTCGCATTGGCGCGCGGCGACCGGGGGATCGCGGACAAGGCGCTCCGCCTGGCGGAGAAGGGGGCGTAACCGGATGGCGAACATCTTCTACGACGACGACGCGGATCTCTCTGTTCTGGACGGCCGCAAGGTCGCGATCATCGGCTACGGGTCGCAGGGACACGCGCACGCGTTGAACCTTCAAGACTCCGGCGTCGACGTCCGGGTCGGGCTCTATGAGGGCTCGAAGTCGTGGGCAAAATGCGAAGCCGAAGGGTTGCGCGTCCTGCCGGTCGCCGAGGCGGCCAAGGAAGCGAACCTCATCATGATGCTGCTGCCCGACACCGTTCAGAAGAAGGTCTACGACGAGTCGGTCAAGCCGAACCTCAAGAAGGGCAAGGCGCTGTTCTTCGCACACGGCTTCAACATCCACTTCAAGCAGATAAAGCCGTCGAAGACCGTCGACGTCGCGATGGTCGCGCCGAAGGGGCCGGGCCATCTCGTGCGCCGGACCTTCACCGAGAAGATCGGCACGCCGGCGCTGCTCGCCGTCCATCAAGACGCCACCGGCAACGCGCACGCGATCGCGAAGGCCTACGCGAAAGGGATCGGCGCGACGCGCGCCGGGCTGATCGAGACGACGTTCCAGGAAGAGACCGAGACCGATCTGTTCGGCGAGCAGGTCGTGCTCTGCGGCGGGACGTCGGAGCTCGTTCACGCAGGCTTCGAGACGCTGGTCGCGGCCGGGTATCAGCCCGAGGTCGCCTACTTCGAGTGCCTCCACGAGCTGAAGCTGATCGTGGACCTGCTCTACGAGGGTGGGTTCAAGTACATGCGGTACTCGATCTCCGACACCGCCGAATACGGTGACTACTCCCGCGGTAAGCGCATCGTCAACGAGCGGACGCGCAAGGAGATGCAGAAGATCCTGAAGGAGATCACTTCGGGCCGGTTCGCGCGCGAATGGATCAAGGAGAACGCCGAAGGCGCGACCAACTTCAACGCGATGCGCAAGGAGCAGGCGGATCACCAGATCGAACAGGTGGGGGAGAAGCTCCGCGCGATGATGCCCTGGATCGAAAAGAAGTAAGCCGGGTCAGTCCTCCTTCTCGACCTCCTGCTTGACGTTCTCGAGCGCTGCGGCCGCTTCCCGGCGACCGCGCGCCGTCGCCCTGCGCGCGCCGGCGCGCTCCTGCGCCTGCTTCTGAGCGCCCACGGCCTGCCTTTCCTTGCGGTCGGCCGCGTGCTGCCGGCTCGTGGCGTGCTTCACGACCGCCTGCTTTCGCTTCTGCCCGCGCTCCTGCGCGGCGGTCTTCCGTTTGGCCGCTGCTCGCTCGACCGCTTCCTCGCGGATCTCTTCCTCCGCTCGCACTTTGGCGCGTTCCTGCTCGAGCTCCTGCTGGGTCTCGAAGAACCGCTCGGTCGCGGCGTCGCGAAGTTCGTCGGCTCGGACCTTCCGCTCGGCCGCCTCCACGTGCTTGTCGGCGGCGACCTCGTGGAGCTCGCCCGAGGCGATCAGACCCTCGCTACCCGTCGCGGCTCCGGCGACCTTCTTCGTCTTGCCCTTGATGCGCTCCCACAGACCTCTGCGGACTTCTTTCGTCGGTTCGATCGGCGTCATGTATTCCTCCTCGATCTCTTACTTAGCGCCACGCGCGGCTTCGATCGCCTCGGCTTCGAGGCGGGCTTGCTCGGCGGCGGCTTCCTCTTCGGCGGCCGCATCGAGTACGAGCGCGGCTTCGATCCGAGAGACGGAATCGGTTGCATCGATCACGAGCTCTTCCTTTGCGGCTTCGAACTCGACCGCGCGGGCCGCCCTCTCTGCCTCGCCCGCGATCCGCTGCTGGTCCTGTTCGGTCTCGCGGGCGATGGCCGCAGTGCGTCGCGCCTTCTTGCGCGCAGCTTCGGCGCGCTCTTCCTTGACCTCGGCGATCTGAGCGCCGGTTTTCTCCGCGGCCTTACGCTCGATGGCATCGGCCGCCGCTTCCTCCGCTACGGCGCTCATGCGCTCGGCCGCCTGGGTCCGCTCGATCTGGCCCGTCGTGATCAGGCGTTCGTCGCCGAGGAGGAAGCCTGCGAGGGCTTTCGCGCGTCCGGTCAGGTCCTCCACGAATGCGCGGCGAGACTGACCGACGACGCCGCGGTCGTTCACCATGTCGCGGAGCTGTCGAGCCACAGTGAACGGTGCGCGCATCAAGCGGAGTGGGATCACCGCGATCTGGCGTGAACGGTCGAGGATGCTTGCCATGTCTAGCCCTCCCGGAGCATGTGAAAACTTCATCACAGACGGATATTGAGTACCTTCCCTTGTGCGAGGGGTGGAAACGTCGCCGCTCGGCCGCACACCGGCCGACCGGGCCGGCTCACTCGATATCGCGAGGACGTGACGTCGTGAACGCCTAGAATGGCATCGAGCGAACCGACCGGACTTCCCGGAAGCGAGGCAATGACGTGCGGAAACCCGAGATACTCATGACCCCCGGCCCGACCCCGGTCCCGGCCGAGGTCCTGCTTGCCCAGGGCAGCCCGATCGTCTACCACCGCGGGCCGGGCTACGCGGCGGTCCTGCGTGAGTGCACCGAGGGGCTCCAGTGGCTCATGAACACCTCGAACGACGTACTCACCTACACGGCCAGCGGCTCCGGCGGCATGGAGTCTGCGGTCGTGAACCTGTTCAGCCCGGGCGACCGTGTCCTCGTCGTGTCGGTAGGCAACTTCGGCGAGCGGTTCGTCAAGATCGCCACCGCCTACGGCCTGGACGTGAAGCTCCTCGAGTACGACTGGGGCAAAGTCGCTCAGGCTGCCGATGTCGCCGCCGCACTCGAGCCGGGCATCAAAGGCGTGCTCATCCAGCACTCCGAGACCTCGACCGGCGTGGTCAACGACATCGAGGCGATCGGCGCCGTGGTCAAGGATCACCCGGCGCTGTTGGTGGTCGACACGATCTCGGGACTCGGCGCGACGCCGCTCATGGTCGACGAGTGGGGCATCGACGTCGCGGTCGGCGGAGTGCAGAAGGGTCTCATGATGTCTCCCGGGATCGCGTTCGTGAGCGTCAGCGACGCCGCGTGGAAGGCGAACGAGACCGCCAAGTGCCCGCGGTTCTATCTCGACTGGGGCCCGGTCCGCGACGCCTACAACCGCAAGGAGCCGGAGAACCCGTATACGCCTGCCGTGTCGCTGTACCTCGGTCTGCGTGAGGCGGTCCGCCTGCTGCGCGAGGAGGGCATCGACAACGTCTTCGCGCGCCACCGCCGCAATTCACGCGCCGTGAAGGAAGCGGTGAAGGCGCTCGGGCTCGATCTGGTCGGTGAGGCCCTCGATCGCGCGGTGTGCGTGACGGCGATCCGCGCGCCCGAGGGGATCGACGGCGACGAGCTGACCGCGCTGGTGCGGTCGCGGTTCGGGATCGTGTTCGCGCCGGGCCAGGGGAAGTGGAAGGGCAAGGTGTTCCGCATCGGGCACCTCGGCTACATCGACGCAGGCGACGTGCTGCAGGCGATGGCCGCGCTCGAGTCATGCCTGAGCGAGATGGGATACCCCGCGAAGCCGGGCGCCGCGGTCGCGGCGGCCGAAGAGGTCTACGCGCAGAAAGGCTGATGCCGTATGACCGTCGTCGCTCCCGAGCGGGTCGTTGCGAGTGGTGGTCCCCCGAAGAGGCGCTCGCTGTTGTTGGCGGTCGCCCTTCTGGTGGGCGTGATCTTCGGCGCGGGGATCGTGGGGCTGGCAATGCGAGGCGTGCTGCCGAACGCACCCTGGCAACGGATCGCTTCGTGGCCCGAGCTTCAGCGTGAGGAGATCCTGACCGTCGACGGCTCGGGCGTGATCCTTGTGCTCGACGGCGATGAACCTGTTGCGCTTTCCTCTCTGGATGGGCGCGGCCAGCCCGTAACCTACTGCGAGACCTCCGGGTGGTTCGACGACCTGAACCACGGTTCGAAGTTCGATCGTCTCGGCCACTACGCGCTAGGTCCGGCTCCGCGTGGACTCGATCGGTTCGCCGTGGCGGTGGTAGGCGACGACGTCTTCGTTGACACGACACAGGTCATCCCGGGCCCGCCGCGTTTCGAGCCGCGTGCCGAGGAGCGGACAGGGCCGTTCTGCGGTGAGATCTTGCGAGAGAGCCACGGATGAAGGTGCTCGTCACCGAGCCGATCGCTGAGGCGGGGATCGAGTCCCTCCGGGCCGAGGCGACCGTCGACCTCCGGACCGATCTCACGCGCGCGCAGCTGCTCGAGATCATCGGCGATTACGACGCGCTCATCGTGCGCTCGCAAACGGTCGCCGACGCCGAGCTGATCGAGAAAGGCCGCAACCTCAAGGTGATCGGCCGGGCGGGGATCGGGCTCGACAACGTCGACGTCGACGCGGCCACGCGGCACGGGATCGTCGTCGTCAACGCACCGACCTCGAACGTCCTGTCCGCCGCCGAGCACGCGATGGCGCTGATGCTCTCGCAGGCGCGGAACATCCCGGCGGCGAATGCGTCGGTCAAGAGCGGGAAGTGGGAGCGTGGCAAGTTCGAGGGCGTCGAGCTGCACGGCAAGACGCTGGCCATCCTCGGGCTCGGGCGCATCGGGACGCTCGTGGCGCAGCGCGCGCTGGCGTTCGGGATGCGGGTCGTCGCCTACGACCCCTACGTCGCGAAGCAGCGCGCCGGGCAGATGGGCGTCGAGCTGGCAGATCTCGACGAGGCCTTGCGCGTCGCCGACTTCGTCACGATCCACCTGCCGAAGACGACCGAGACCTCGGCGTTGATCGGCGCGCGGGAGCTCGGGCTGATGAAGCCCGGAGCGCGGCTGGTGAACACCTCGCGCGGCGGGATCGTGGACGAGGACGCGCTGGCCGCCGCGGTCGCCGACGGGCGGCTGGGCGGGGGAGCGCTGGACGTTTTCGCCCAAGAACCGCCGGACGCGGGATCGCCCTTGTTCGGCCTCGACACCGTGGTGCTGACGCCGCATCTCGGCGCCTCGACCGAGGAAGCGCAGGAGAAGGCCGGCGCCGCGATCGCCGAGCAGGTGGGCC from the Actinomycetota bacterium genome contains:
- the ilvN gene encoding acetolactate synthase small subunit — encoded protein: MAKHTLSVLVENKPGVLARISGLFARRGFNIESLAVGPTEIPDVSRMTIVVNVETKPLEQVVKQLNKLVPVLKIVELDKDQSVERELLLIKVKASPETRAQIVEIADIFRSKIVDVAPGALTIEATGSPDKLLAMTDMLRPYGVREFVRTGLVALARGDRGIADKALRLAEKGA
- the ilvC gene encoding ketol-acid reductoisomerase codes for the protein MANIFYDDDADLSVLDGRKVAIIGYGSQGHAHALNLQDSGVDVRVGLYEGSKSWAKCEAEGLRVLPVAEAAKEANLIMMLLPDTVQKKVYDESVKPNLKKGKALFFAHGFNIHFKQIKPSKTVDVAMVAPKGPGHLVRRTFTEKIGTPALLAVHQDATGNAHAIAKAYAKGIGATRAGLIETTFQEETETDLFGEQVVLCGGTSELVHAGFETLVAAGYQPEVAYFECLHELKLIVDLLYEGGFKYMRYSISDTAEYGDYSRGKRIVNERTRKEMQKILKEITSGRFAREWIKENAEGATNFNAMRKEQADHQIEQVGEKLRAMMPWIEKK
- a CDS encoding alanine--glyoxylate aminotransferase family protein codes for the protein MRKPEILMTPGPTPVPAEVLLAQGSPIVYHRGPGYAAVLRECTEGLQWLMNTSNDVLTYTASGSGGMESAVVNLFSPGDRVLVVSVGNFGERFVKIATAYGLDVKLLEYDWGKVAQAADVAAALEPGIKGVLIQHSETSTGVVNDIEAIGAVVKDHPALLVVDTISGLGATPLMVDEWGIDVAVGGVQKGLMMSPGIAFVSVSDAAWKANETAKCPRFYLDWGPVRDAYNRKEPENPYTPAVSLYLGLREAVRLLREEGIDNVFARHRRNSRAVKEAVKALGLDLVGEALDRAVCVTAIRAPEGIDGDELTALVRSRFGIVFAPGQGKWKGKVFRIGHLGYIDAGDVLQAMAALESCLSEMGYPAKPGAAVAAAEEVYAQKG
- the serA gene encoding phosphoglycerate dehydrogenase, whose translation is MKVLVTEPIAEAGIESLRAEATVDLRTDLTRAQLLEIIGDYDALIVRSQTVADAELIEKGRNLKVIGRAGIGLDNVDVDAATRHGIVVVNAPTSNVLSAAEHAMALMLSQARNIPAANASVKSGKWERGKFEGVELHGKTLAILGLGRIGTLVAQRALAFGMRVVAYDPYVAKQRAGQMGVELADLDEALRVADFVTIHLPKTTETSALIGARELGLMKPGARLVNTSRGGIVDEDALAAAVADGRLGGGALDVFAQEPPDAGSPLFGLDTVVLTPHLGASTEEAQEKAGAAIAEQVGLALRGELAPYAVNVDAGRELSDVVRAFLPLAEKLGRILTALSGGHAHEVRFSYQGQIADHDTRVLTLAGLKGMFAAIMHEPVTFVNAPLMAKERGIEYGEMKSAMSRDYVNLIEVSAGDGIAVAGTLVGVRNEERLVRIFDFEVDFPPGPNMCFLRYDDRPGVIGAIGTILGRTGVNIADMRVGRQEKGGEALMCITVDQPIEPDVLKELVEGSEAKDAKVVTLG